DNA from Campylobacter concisus:
TTGCAAAAACTTTGTCAAATTTATCGCCATATCGACTAGCCCCACACCCATCGGCAAGGCAAAGTCAAAAATTTCATTTTTTCCAGCGGATATAACTAACATCAAAGCCTAACCTCAACGCCGTTTGCTTTGAGATACTCTTTTAGCTTTTTTATCTCTATCTCGCCAAAGTGAAATATCGAAGCAGCAAGGCACGCATCAGCCCCAGCCTCAAAAGCATCTTTAAAATGCTCCATTTTCCCCGCACCACCGCTTGCGATAGTCGGTATAGAAAGCGCGCTAAATATCTTTGTTAGCTCCAAACTAAAGCCCTGCTTGACGCCGTCGTTGTCCATAGACGTTAGTAAAATTTCCCCTGCTCCGCGCGACTCGACCTCTTTTGCCCAAGCAAAGGCATCTTTTTTGGTATCGATCCTGCCGCCATTTATAAAAACACTATAACCATTTTCGATCTTTTTAGCGTCGATCGCCACGACAACACATTGCGAGCCAAATTTCTTAGCCGCTTCGTCGATCAAATTTGGGTCTTTTATCGCCGATGAGTTTAGACTCACCTTGTCGCAGCCTGCATTTAAAAGGCGAGAGATGTCGTCGATCGTGCGTATGCCACCTCCAACGGTTAGCGGTATAAAAAGCTTGCTTGCGACCTTTTTTACGACATCAACAATCGTATCACGGCCAAGGTGAGAGGCTGTGATATCCAAAAAGCAAAGCTCGTCAGCGCCCTCGTCGTTGTATCTTTTAGCTATCTCGACTGGGTCTCCAGCATCTACAAGTCCTACGAAATTTACACCTTTTACGACCCTACCGTCTTTTACGTCGAGGCATGGGATTATGCGTTTTGCGAAATGATTCAAATTTATCCTTTGTCTATCTTTCTGGCTGCTACCTCAAAGTAGGGCAAACTCGCCCAATTTTCTCGGTTTCCAACTATGTAAATAACCTCTTTTGCCCTTGTTAGCGCCACGTTTAGCAGGTTTGGCTTGCTAGCAGCCCACGCCCTAGCGCCCTTTGTCGCACCGCCTAACACAAAGACGATAACATCAGCCTCTTTGCCCTGCATAGTGTGGATAGTGCCAGCACCTTTTAAATTTCTACAAACATCCTTAAATGGCGTTATTATCCTGATGTTATAATTTTGGCTAGCTAGCTCACCTGCCAAGAGTTCTTTAACCACCCGACCTTCGGCTTTGTTGTAGTTGCCTATCCACTCCCCAGAGCTAACGTCTATCCACTTTGTTTGCACGTTAGTGTTTGCAAATTTACTAGCCCCATCTCGCCCAAGTATCATCATATCGTCATATGTAGTCTCGTTTGAGATATCAAACATAGGGTTAGCGCACCTTCTATGCACAATGAGTGGCGAGCCAACCCAGATACTCTCGCCACTACCTTTTATATATGTGCCGATCTTTTGCGCTTTGTCGGCTCTTAGCTGTACTGATGATTTTAGTAGGTTAAACTCATCTTTTGCCTCGCAGTAACTAAGGATTGCGTTATTTAAACTAACAGGTAGTGTTACGACTGGCTCAAGTTGAAGCGGATCGCCGACCACGACAGCCATCTTTGAGCGAAGTAGTGCGCCTAACGCGTTAGTTAAATTTGCCTGCCCTGCTTCATCTATCAAAAGCATGCCTATATCGCCATTTAAAAGGTCTTTAAAGGTGTTATTAAACGAGGCAAAAGTCGAGCTAACAACTGGCATTAGTAAAAATAGCCCCTTGATGATCTCACGTCTATGTTTTGCATCAAGGCCATTTTTCTCTGCCATCTTTTCATCGTTAAAGATAACACTAAGGGCACGCAAATTTGTCCTGACAGCCTCTTTGCAGGCAAATATCGCTGCCTTGTGTAAATTTAGTGCCTCTTTAAAAAGCTCTATCCTAGCCTTAAAAAGCTTTGTCTTGTGAAATTTCTGATCTATGCCAAATTCCATCATAAATGGCATACCCTTTTGCATCTCTTCGTTGCTCTGGCTAAAGCTGCCGTTTAGAAAGGTATCTAGCTCCTCGCTCCTACCAAGTATCTTTTGGCGTCTAGCAAAGTCGCTTTGCAGCCTTTTGTAAAGATTTATCTTAGTATTTAGCTCTGCTGCCCTGCTCTGCTGCCCTGCTATCTCGTTTTTTAGCTCATTTAGCCTTGCCTCGTTTTTCTCTTTGCTCTCGCCATTTTGCCTGCTAGCTTTTAAATTTTGCTCAGCTATCTGGCGGTTTATCTCGCCGACCTTTAGCGCCTCGTCATTATACTTTTCAAAGGCCTCTGTCTTAAAGATTTGCTGAAAGGCAAAAAATGCTGGCTTTTGCGGTAAATTTAAATACTCCTGCAAGGCCTCATTTTGACTAACAAGCCTTGTTAGCTCGCTAAATTCAGCCTTTTTAGCGCTAAGCTCGTCACTAACGCTAGCAAATTCGCTCTCAAGCGGAGATAAAAACTCCTCTATCTGCTTAGCTGAGTTATAGCTCTCTAGTCTTCTATCAACATCAGCTAGCTCACTTTTTAAGCTCTTTAGCTCCTCTTCTTTGATCCTGATCTCACTAAAAAGTAAATTTATCTCGTGAAGTGCAAGGTTAAATTTCTCCTTTGCCACGTCAAAGTCATCTACGCCCTCACCCACTGCAAGGTACTTGCCAAGCCCCATCAAAAAGCCATCTTGCTCCAAAAACTCGCCGTACTCACTTGCGATCTTGTCAAACTGGCTGTGAGTTGGCTCGATCTTTACGCCGTTAATCGCATTAAAAACAAAATTTGACTTGTTTTGCTTTGAGCCAAGCGCCACGCAAAATAGCCCCCAAGCTGGCTTTGAGATAAAGGACTTCTCGCCATATTTACTCTTTTCATCAGCCGAGAGCAGCCTTGTGGCTATAAATTTAAAATAATCAATCTCGTCCTTATAATCCCCTATGCTCTTTAACTGGCTTAGCTCCTTGCTTAAAATCTCAACCGCGCCGTTATTGCAAGAGCTAACGACCATCTCGTAGCCTTGTAGCTCGTCATTTAGCCTAAAATAAAGCGCCTTTTCATCGCTGTCATAAACTGGCTCAAAGATATCATGCCTGCTCATTTGCGCGAGTTTCATCGCCCTAAGCGTCACCACTTCAGCCATCACATCCTTTAAAAGCGTCGTTTTTCCAGTGCCTGGAGCGCCATTTACGCTGTAAATTCCACCATTTCCATCTTTAAATTTCTCAATTATATTGTTTAGAGCCATTTGCTGTGAGAAATTTAAGGCAAAATCACTTGCAAAGGCCGATCTTGGGTAGCGCTCAGCACTAAAAAAGTCCCTAACCGCCCTTTGATTTAGCTCATCTCTAACATCAAGCCGCTCAAATTTATTCTCACCGCCCTCGTCTAAAAACTGATCCGTTAGCTCGTGCGTCCTGCCTGACTCATAAAATTTGATAAGCAAATTTATATCATCTATAAAAAAGCTATTTAAAAGGGTGTCGTTCTCTTTAAAATTTGGATCAGCGATCCTTACTTCAAGCCTGATCACGTCTTTACAAAATGGTGTCTTTAGCGAGCTTTTTAGCTCCTCATGGACTACTTTTACATAGTCGCTAAGCCGCATTTTCTCTTTGTGGATAGAAATTTTATCCTTGATGTGCTCGCACTCTTTGTTAAAGTCATTTTGGCTGATCTCTTTTAGGCGGTTTAGGCGCACCATCGCCCAAAGAGCCGTTGGGATGAAAAGCTCATTTGATGAGTTTGGCGTGAAAAATGAGCTTAGCTCATCATCTAAATTTGCATCTTTTAAAGCAAAATTTTGCTCATTTTTGCAAAATACTAGATCGCCAGAGAGCTTAAGCTTATAACAAAATGCCTTTTCAAAGCTCGTTTGCTCAGACCTCAGCTCATCTAAAATTTGCTCTTTTTCAAATTTCACCTTTGCTAGCTTTGATATCGCAAGAGCGAGCAAGTCAGTCTCAAAAATGCCGCCATAAATCGAAATTTCTACACCATTTTTTAAAAGTGACCTGTCAAATGCTCTTAAAATTTGCATAAATTTCTCATCGAAATTTGCGATCTCAATATCCATTGATTTTTTAAATTTGCTATTTGTCTTTTTTGGCTCGTCTAAGGTTTTTGGCTCTAAATATTGTGATAATAAAAAGTATTTTAAGGTATTTGCCCTACTCAAATTTGCGCCTTATTTTGTTGTTATTTAGCGATTATAGTCCATTTTATATATGATTAAACTAAACTTGTAATCATAGTATAAGTAATCTTTGGCTAATATCGCGGCTATGATAAAGGCAAAAAAGCACTTTGGACAGAATTTTTTACAAGACAAAGCGACACTAGATAAGATCATCCAAGCGATACCCAAGGACGTAGAAAACGTCGTTGAGATTGGGCCTGGCTTAGGTGATTTGACATTTAGACTTTTGCAAATTTACAAGACGACCTCTTTTGAGATAGATTGTGAGCTGTTTCAAATTTTAAAGGTCAAATTTGCAAATGAGATCCAAAATGGACAATTAAAACTTTTTTGTAAAGATGCTTTAGA
Protein-coding regions in this window:
- the hisF gene encoding imidazole glycerol phosphate synthase subunit HisF yields the protein MNHFAKRIIPCLDVKDGRVVKGVNFVGLVDAGDPVEIAKRYNDEGADELCFLDITASHLGRDTIVDVVKKVASKLFIPLTVGGGIRTIDDISRLLNAGCDKVSLNSSAIKDPNLIDEAAKKFGSQCVVVAIDAKKIENGYSVFINGGRIDTKKDAFAWAKEVESRGAGEILLTSMDNDGVKQGFSLELTKIFSALSIPTIASGGAGKMEHFKDAFEAGADACLAASIFHFGEIEIKKLKEYLKANGVEVRL
- a CDS encoding DEAD/DEAH box helicase — translated: MSRANTLKYFLLSQYLEPKTLDEPKKTNSKFKKSMDIEIANFDEKFMQILRAFDRSLLKNGVEISIYGGIFETDLLALAISKLAKVKFEKEQILDELRSEQTSFEKAFCYKLKLSGDLVFCKNEQNFALKDANLDDELSSFFTPNSSNELFIPTALWAMVRLNRLKEISQNDFNKECEHIKDKISIHKEKMRLSDYVKVVHEELKSSLKTPFCKDVIRLEVRIADPNFKENDTLLNSFFIDDINLLIKFYESGRTHELTDQFLDEGGENKFERLDVRDELNQRAVRDFFSAERYPRSAFASDFALNFSQQMALNNIIEKFKDGNGGIYSVNGAPGTGKTTLLKDVMAEVVTLRAMKLAQMSRHDIFEPVYDSDEKALYFRLNDELQGYEMVVSSCNNGAVEILSKELSQLKSIGDYKDEIDYFKFIATRLLSADEKSKYGEKSFISKPAWGLFCVALGSKQNKSNFVFNAINGVKIEPTHSQFDKIASEYGEFLEQDGFLMGLGKYLAVGEGVDDFDVAKEKFNLALHEINLLFSEIRIKEEELKSLKSELADVDRRLESYNSAKQIEEFLSPLESEFASVSDELSAKKAEFSELTRLVSQNEALQEYLNLPQKPAFFAFQQIFKTEAFEKYNDEALKVGEINRQIAEQNLKASRQNGESKEKNEARLNELKNEIAGQQSRAAELNTKINLYKRLQSDFARRQKILGRSEELDTFLNGSFSQSNEEMQKGMPFMMEFGIDQKFHKTKLFKARIELFKEALNLHKAAIFACKEAVRTNLRALSVIFNDEKMAEKNGLDAKHRREIIKGLFLLMPVVSSTFASFNNTFKDLLNGDIGMLLIDEAGQANLTNALGALLRSKMAVVVGDPLQLEPVVTLPVSLNNAILSYCEAKDEFNLLKSSVQLRADKAQKIGTYIKGSGESIWVGSPLIVHRRCANPMFDISNETTYDDMMILGRDGASKFANTNVQTKWIDVSSGEWIGNYNKAEGRVVKELLAGELASQNYNIRIITPFKDVCRNLKGAGTIHTMQGKEADVIVFVLGGATKGARAWAASKPNLLNVALTRAKEVIYIVGNRENWASLPYFEVAARKIDKG